Proteins encoded within one genomic window of Primulina tabacum isolate GXHZ01 unplaced genomic scaffold, ASM2559414v2 Contig534, whole genome shotgun sequence:
- the LOC142534469 gene encoding serine/arginine-rich SC35-like splicing factor SCL28 isoform X2, whose amino-acid sequence MPRYRSRSRSPVRRSKHYNDPSDHRRERRSPAPSGLLVRNISLSARPEDLRVPFERYGPIKDVYLPKNYYTGEARGFGFVKFRYPEDAAEAKSQLNHTLIGGREIIIVFAEENRKTPQEMRRVSRSRVNNRRRSPSWSPRRRYHSDSRSPSLPRRESRSKLTKRDIKNSRLIKGNEKGMKSQRLLALYFCQCLPKSSLINFNLKKYCFICFSACKVSALRDYKENKTFISFC is encoded by the exons ATGCCCAGATATAGAAGCCGCAGTCGCAGCCCCGTGAGGCGAAGCAAGCACTACAACGACCCAAGTGACCACCGCCGCGAAAGACGCTCGCCGGCACCCTCTGGTCTCCTTGTTCGAAACATCTCTCTCAGTGCCAG GCCAGAGGACCTCAGGGTTCCTTTTGAACGATACGGTCCGATTAAAGATGtctatttacccaaaaattacTATACTGG GGAGGCACGCGGCTTTGGATTTGTTAAGTTCCGTTATCCTGAAGATGCAGCTGAAGCAAAGAGCCAATTGAACCACACGCTAATAGGTGGACGTgaaataataattgtttttgCTGAAGAGAACAGGAAAACTCCTCAAGAAATGCGTAGGGTTTCACG CTCTCGGGTAAACAACCGGAGGCGGAGTCCATCATGGTCCCCTAGACGGCGATACCACT CTGACTCGCGCTCCCCTTCTCTACCACGCCGTGAATCAAG ATCTAAATTGACAAAGAGAGACATAAAGAACTCAAGACTAATAAAGGGAAATGAGAAAGGGATGAAAAGTCAAAGACTACTTGCTTTATATTTTTGTCAATGCCTTCCAAAATCATCACTGATAAATTTCAATTTGAAGAAATATTGCTTTATTTGCTTTTCAGCTTGTAAGGTTTCTGCCTTACGTGATTATAAGGAAAACAAAACTTTTATTTCTTTCTGTTAG
- the LOC142534469 gene encoding serine/arginine-rich SC35-like splicing factor SCL28 isoform X1: MPRYRSRSRSPVRRSKHYNDPSDHRRERRSPAPSGLLVRNISLSARPEDLRVPFERYGPIKDVYLPKNYYTGEARGFGFVKFRYPEDAAEAKSQLNHTLIGGREIIIVFAEENRKTPQEMRRVSRSRVNNRRRSPSWSPRRRYHSDSRSPSLPRRESRGHGAGDDYLSPRRSRSISKSVSPRNDRDHKYHERSPRHSRSATRSPSPRHDKNHRPSLQSSSPAGNGRTGYVPASTSQSPRRNSRSPASPR, encoded by the exons ATGCCCAGATATAGAAGCCGCAGTCGCAGCCCCGTGAGGCGAAGCAAGCACTACAACGACCCAAGTGACCACCGCCGCGAAAGACGCTCGCCGGCACCCTCTGGTCTCCTTGTTCGAAACATCTCTCTCAGTGCCAG GCCAGAGGACCTCAGGGTTCCTTTTGAACGATACGGTCCGATTAAAGATGtctatttacccaaaaattacTATACTGG GGAGGCACGCGGCTTTGGATTTGTTAAGTTCCGTTATCCTGAAGATGCAGCTGAAGCAAAGAGCCAATTGAACCACACGCTAATAGGTGGACGTgaaataataattgtttttgCTGAAGAGAACAGGAAAACTCCTCAAGAAATGCGTAGGGTTTCACG CTCTCGGGTAAACAACCGGAGGCGGAGTCCATCATGGTCCCCTAGACGGCGATACCACT CTGACTCGCGCTCCCCTTCTCTACCACGCCGTGAATCAAG GGGCCATGGCGCTGGGGATGATTACTTATCACCCCGCAGATCAAGATCTATTTCTAAATCAGTTTCTCCCAGGAATGATAGAGATCACAAGTATCATGAGAGATCTCCCCGACATTCCAGATCTGCCACGCGTTCTCCTTCTCCACGTCATGATAAAAATCACAGGCCAAGTCTCCAATCCTCGAGTCCTGCAGGAAACGGTCGGACTGGTTATGTACCAGCTAGCACATCCCAGAGTCCCAGAAGGAACTCTAGGAGTCCAGCCAG TCCTCGTTGA
- the LOC142534465 gene encoding uncharacterized protein LOC142534465, with amino-acid sequence MGRRFFLYKAKGRGQFSSHVPLNSNRDKVMEIYRDADLPQDPIISFGSEDLRGIVHAHNDALVVTATIANYDVVRIFIDNGSSVNILFKRTMDQMKVEGFEFELVSTPLYGFAGQVIQPLGQIVLPLSVGSDPQRITMMITFAVVDTPSLYNRILGRPVIKDFGSVASTCHQKLKFPVRKVVGVLCGDQEVARRC; translated from the exons ATGGGGAGgaggttttttttatataaagctAAGGGCAGgggacaattctcatcccatgttcctCTGAATAGTAATCGTGacaaggtgatggag ATATACAGAgatgcagacttaccacaagatcCCATCATTAGTTTTGGGtcggaagacctccgaggcaTTGTGCATGCGCACAATGATGCTTTGGTGGTAacggccaccattgccaattacgATGTGGTAAGGatctttattgataatggaagctccgtgaatATTTTGTTCAAGAGAACGATGGATCAGATGAAAGTGGAAGGATTTGAGTTCGAGTTGGTCTCTACCCCTCTGTATGGGTTCGCGGGACAGGTCATTCAGCCATTGGGTCAAATTGTTCTTCCCTTATCCGTGGGGAGTGATCCTCAGAGGATAACCATGATGATAACCTTCGCGGTAGTAGACACTCCATCATTGTATAATAGAATCTTGGGACGGCCAGTCATAAAGGATTTTGGATCCGTAGCTTCCACCtgtcatcagaagcttaagtttcccgTGAGAAAAGTagttggagtcttgtgcggAGACCAAGAAGTCGCACGTCGGTGTTAG